The sequence below is a genomic window from Trichocoleus desertorum ATA4-8-CV12.
CACAAGCTTCTAACCATTAGTCACTGAATTATCCTTAGAGCAGTTTTTATGATTTCTGTTGCTGATCTACTGATTGATAATCGTATTCCTGGCAATTATTTTGCGACTGATGCCTATGTTCAGGGTGACCTGGAATTGGGTCTGCTAGAAAATCGGCGGGGCGATCGCTTATTGGCCTTGCCTGAAACTCTGATTCAAGGCATTTATGCGGGTCTAGACAAAGAAACAGGTCAAGCCACTCGCTTAGTTCTGATGAACTGTGGCCGCTGGTGGGGTAAAAACTTTTATGCTCGCTTTTGTGAAGAGCTAAACGACTATTACGGCACTGCACTAGCAGACATGGCAATGGTCGAGTTTTTGCAATCTCTACAACAATGTTGGCTAACTCACGGTTGGGGCAAAATTGACTTGGATCAATCTCACCAAAACCGAGGATTTTTGGTAGTAGAGATCGTGAATTCGCCCTTTGCCCAGCACGCGCCAAAACTCAATCGCCCAGTCTGCTTTTTAGAAGCTGGAATTCTCAGCTCCTTCTTTAGCCAACTCACCAATAAAGAGCTTTACTGTGTGCAAACAACCTGCGAATCAATGGGTGCCGATCGCAATCGCTTTCTCCTGGGTTTAGCCAAACGACTGGAACCTGTAGAAGTTATGGTAGAGAATCAGGTAGACCACGAAACAATCATGCAAAAACTTTGCGCCTAACCTTGGCTTAACTTGTGTCAAATCGGTTAGTTCGTCCTGATCCGCTGGCCTCCCAACCACTGAAACGCTCTAAGTATCGGTTACTCGGACTTGTGGGTCAGGGGCAATTTGGTCGTGTTTTTTGTGCGAGTCATCGTAAAACTGGCCGTCTAGTTGCACTCAAAGAATTAGATCATCAGCGCTTTCCCACTCATAAATTCCTCCGGGAATTGCGCTTTTTGCTGAGCTTGCAGCATGCCAATATCGTGACCTGTCACGCCCTAGAGCATGGGCGCAGAAGTCGCTATTTGGTCATGGACTACTATGAGGGGGGCACGCTACGCAACCTGATGGAGGGTTCAGCGTGTATCACATTGGCTCAAGGCTTGAAGTTGGTGCTAGATATCCTGGCAGGCTTAGCTCATGCCCATCAGCGCAGCATTGTGCATTGTGACATCAAGCCAGAAAACGTTTTACTGAATACTCAATCTAGTGGTTGGACGGCGCGGATCTCAGATTTTGGCATTGCTCGCTTAAGTCAAGAGCTAGGCCCGGAGGCGGGTAATACAGGTTCACCTGCCTATATGGCCCCCGAACGCTTTTATGGTCAGTACTTCCCTTCTTCTGACCTCTACGCTGTGGGCATCTTGTTCTTTGAGTTGCTCCTCGGTTATCGGCCCTTTTCGGGTTCGCCGGCGGAGTTAATGTCGGCTCACCTCAATTCACCTGTCACCATTCCAGAGATCGTCCCAGCCGAAATTAGTCAACTCCTGCTGAGTGCACTACAAAAACTGCCAGCCCGTCGCTTTCAATCGGCTGCGGAAATGTTAAGTGCGACCCAAACTGCGGTGGCAGGATTGAGTTCCCGGTTGCTAGAGTCGGTACGATTGCCCCTGCGGCCAGTTCCAGAAGCCTTAGTGCCTCCCTGCGCCTTTCATAGCTTAGAGCAAGAGCCTTTAATTGCCCCGATGTCTGATATATCCGTGATTGCTTCAGAAGCGGGTCAGTGGCTCTATCGCAGCACTTCTAGCGCCTGTAATGGGGAGATTATTACAGATCAGCTGATTTCTACGACTACTTCACCTCTCTCCGTTCAGAAGCAACTGGTAGGTGCAGTAGCTATAACAGAAGCCATTCAAGCTTTGGTGGCACGTCCTCAAGGTTGTTTTGCGATCGCCTCTCGTTCGATTTATCTACTGCCATTAGAAAAATCAATTCCTGCAGCTAGCAGTGATGGACGGCTACTGACTCAATGTTTAGTACAGCTTGAGTCTGATTTTGTGGCGACTGTAGAACCGCAAAGCCATTGGCTGGCAACCGTGACTCGTCAGCCTGAAACAACCGCAAACATTACAGTCTGGCATCGTCGGCTGAGCCAACAAGAACCAGAATTTGCGCCTCAAGCAACCATTGAGTATCCAACCGCTGGTCCTTGCCTCATCCTAGCTTTGGACTCCAGACATATCGCAGCTATTTCCACTTGGGGCAATAATTCTACGGATAGCATGGCGGCTGGAGTGCTTTCTAGTAGTACTAAGCTGTTGAGTGATAGTTTTCCAGATGGGTTGAGCACTGGCACCTTGATTGCAGGCTTTACCCGGCGAGGCCAAAGCTTAGGCTCTTGGTTGCTGCCTCTCGCGGTTGATTCAGTGGTTCTCAGTGCGATTCCCTACCGCATCTTGGGGAAAGAGGCAGGTTGCACTCACTCAATGGTGCTAATTGATCTAAAGCCGCTGCGAGTGCGCCGCATCAGGGTGAGTATAGAGCCAGCCTTCTTTACTGCTACGCCCTGGGGTTATATTTTGGCCGATCAGCAAGGGCAACTCGTTTTGTTAGATGAGGTAGGGCAACAAGTCGGTCAGATTGCCGCTCCCATTGCTAATTCCCTTCACTCACCCACTGTAGCGACGGCGATCGCTTCTTTTAATAACTTTGGAGTTCTCCTGGCTACCTGGCAGCAAGCAACTCACCAAGGACATATTCACACCCTTGACTTGCGAGAATTTG
It includes:
- a CDS encoding 4-vinyl reductase; translated protein: MISVADLLIDNRIPGNYFATDAYVQGDLELGLLENRRGDRLLALPETLIQGIYAGLDKETGQATRLVLMNCGRWWGKNFYARFCEELNDYYGTALADMAMVEFLQSLQQCWLTHGWGKIDLDQSHQNRGFLVVEIVNSPFAQHAPKLNRPVCFLEAGILSSFFSQLTNKELYCVQTTCESMGADRNRFLLGLAKRLEPVEVMVENQVDHETIMQKLCA
- a CDS encoding serine/threonine protein kinase — protein: MKRSKYRLLGLVGQGQFGRVFCASHRKTGRLVALKELDHQRFPTHKFLRELRFLLSLQHANIVTCHALEHGRRSRYLVMDYYEGGTLRNLMEGSACITLAQGLKLVLDILAGLAHAHQRSIVHCDIKPENVLLNTQSSGWTARISDFGIARLSQELGPEAGNTGSPAYMAPERFYGQYFPSSDLYAVGILFFELLLGYRPFSGSPAELMSAHLNSPVTIPEIVPAEISQLLLSALQKLPARRFQSAAEMLSATQTAVAGLSSRLLESVRLPLRPVPEALVPPCAFHSLEQEPLIAPMSDISVIASEAGQWLYRSTSSACNGEIITDQLISTTTSPLSVQKQLVGAVAITEAIQALVARPQGCFAIASRSIYLLPLEKSIPAASSDGRLLTQCLVQLESDFVATVEPQSHWLATVTRQPETTANITVWHRRLSQQEPEFAPQATIEYPTAGPCLILALDSRHIAAISTWGNNSTDSMAAGVLSSSTKLLSDSFPDGLSTGTLIAGFTRRGQSLGSWLLPLAVDSVVLSAIPYRILGKEAGCTHSMVLIDLKPLRVRRIRVSIEPAFFTATPWGYILADQQGQLVLLDEVGQQVGQIAAPIANSLHSPTVATAIASFNNFGVLLATWQQATHQGHIHTLDLREFDLDMMF